CAATGAAACGGGGCCGCAAGGCCCGGCCTCAGTCACCTTACCCCATCAACTGACCCGATTCCGGCACCCAACGGAATTCGGCACCGTCGCGGCCAGCATCCACATACCCCACAGCCGGAAAGGGCATGTGATAGCCGATGGCCGGAACCCGGTCGGCGGCGATCATACCCAGCACGCGGCGGCGGCTTTCGGCGGCCTGCGCCTTGTCGGCGTCAAAGCGCACTTCCCAATCGGGGCGCGCCAGCGACCAGACGGGGTGGTTGGCAAGGTCCGCGAAAATGACCAGCCCCGCCCCGTCGCTGTCCAGCCGGTAAACCATATGCCCCGGCGTGTGCCCAAAGGCCGCCATACCGGTAATGCCCGTCACCACGTCATCGCCATCGCCGATGAAGGTCATCATCTCGGCCATGGGGCGCACATTGGCGTCAAAGCCTTCGTTGCCCGCGGCGGCCCAATGGTCGAATTCCGCCTGCCCGGTGACGTAGCGCGCATTGGGGAAGGTCGCGGCCCCATCTGTCATCATGCCGCCAATGTGGTCGCCATGCATATGCGTCAGCACCACGATGTCGATCTGGTCGGGCGTGTAGCCCGCACTTGCCAGCGCTTCGGTCATTGCAGGACCGTTCAGGCCGGTGTCGAACAGCACCAGTTGGGACCCGGTATTGACCACGGTGGGCGTGAAGAAGAACTGCGACACATCCGTAGACAGGAAATTCGCGCGGCTGACCTCGGCAAATTCCTCTGCCGAGGCGTCCATCCCGAAAATCCCTTGCGGGTTTTCGCGCGG
The DNA window shown above is from Roseibaca calidilacus and carries:
- a CDS encoding MBL fold metallo-hydrolase, which translates into the protein MTKLTRRTLMAAGAALPLAGLAAPRAALAEAPMMGASFARHRRFMIGGFEVTTILAGTTPRENPQGIFGMDASAEEFAEVSRANFLSTDVSQFFFTPTVVNTGSQLVLFDTGLNGPAMTEALASAGYTPDQIDIVVLTHMHGDHIGGMMTDGAATFPNARYVTGQAEFDHWAAAGNEGFDANVRPMAEMMTFIGDGDDVVTGITGMAAFGHTPGHMVYRLDSDGAGLVIFADLANHPVWSLARPDWEVRFDADKAQAAESRRRVLGMIAADRVPAIGYHMPFPAVGYVDAGRDGAEFRWVPESGQLMG